A part of Macrobrachium nipponense isolate FS-2020 chromosome 26, ASM1510439v2, whole genome shotgun sequence genomic DNA contains:
- the LOC135200032 gene encoding ADP-ribose pyrophosphatase, mitochondrial-like isoform X1: MSTLMFMQQCKLLLPVRGNLLLRTSLLAMHFKCRGGFYPRTDDKVKRFEVPDDQVEWTDPFPDYSPTEYTASHILAGASYADPVIGALGFKPLWNDIDGKVNRCSHEGEYSIVNEIPRNMHGRTGVCGRGVLGRWGPNHAADPIVTRWKMDSGEKVLHEDTKQPILQFVCIQRRDNGQWAIPGGMVDPGEKVSVTLQREFLEEALNSLDMTSGQKVEAEEEIKELFKGGEEVYQGYVDDPRNTDNAWMETVAYNFHENESDGLLYQISLQAGDDAQAVKWQDIGSHLDLYASHRDFIKKVADKHDAHW, translated from the exons GTCAACTTTGATGTTTATGCAACAGTGTAAGCTTTTGTTACCTGTTagaggaaatttactgttacGGACATCTCTTCTAGCTATGCATTTTAAGTGCCGTGGAGGGTTCTACCCAAGAACAGATGATAAG GTTAAAAGGTTTGAAGTACCTGATGACCAAGTCGAGTGGACAGATCCTTTTCCTGATTATTCTCCAACTGAGTATACTGCCTCACACATATTAGCTGGTGCTAGCTATGCAGATCCTGTGATTGG TGCTTTGGGCTTCAAACCCCTCTGGAACGATATTGATGGGAAAGTCAACCGATGTTCACATGAAGGAGAATATTCTATTGTCAATGAAATACCAAG gaATATGCATGGGCGCACGGGTGTTTGTGGTCGAGGAGTTCTTGGACGATGGGGCCCCAATCATGCTGCAGATCCCATTGTTACGCGTTGGAAGATGGATTCAGGAGAAAAAGTTCTTCATG AAGATACTAAACAACCAATTCTACAATTTGTGTGCATCCAGCGACGTGACAATGGTCAGTGGGCAATTCCTGGGGGAATGGTTGATCCTGGAGAGAAAGTTAGTGTAACATTACAGCGAGAATTTTTGGAAGAGGCTCTCAACTCTTTGGATATGACCTCAGGGCAAAAAGTTGAAGCTGAAGAAGAAATTAAAGAACTATTTAAGGGAG GTGAGGAAGTGTATCAAGGATATGTAGACGATCCACGAAATACAGATAATGCGTGGATGGAGACTGTAGCTTACAATTTTCATGAAAATGAATCTGATGGCCTTCTGTATCAGATAAGTTTACAGGCTGGGGATGATGCCCAGGCTGTGAAGTGGCAAGATATTGGCAGTCATCTGGATCTCTATGCCAGTCATCGAGATTTCATTAAAAAAGTCGCTGATAAACATGATGCCCACTGGTAA
- the LOC135200032 gene encoding ADP-ribose pyrophosphatase, mitochondrial-like isoform X2 — translation MFMQQCKLLLPVRGNLLLRTSLLAMHFKCRGGFYPRTDDKVKRFEVPDDQVEWTDPFPDYSPTEYTASHILAGASYADPVIGALGFKPLWNDIDGKVNRCSHEGEYSIVNEIPRNMHGRTGVCGRGVLGRWGPNHAADPIVTRWKMDSGEKVLHEDTKQPILQFVCIQRRDNGQWAIPGGMVDPGEKVSVTLQREFLEEALNSLDMTSGQKVEAEEEIKELFKGGEEVYQGYVDDPRNTDNAWMETVAYNFHENESDGLLYQISLQAGDDAQAVKWQDIGSHLDLYASHRDFIKKVADKHDAHW, via the exons ATGTTTATGCAACAGTGTAAGCTTTTGTTACCTGTTagaggaaatttactgttacGGACATCTCTTCTAGCTATGCATTTTAAGTGCCGTGGAGGGTTCTACCCAAGAACAGATGATAAG GTTAAAAGGTTTGAAGTACCTGATGACCAAGTCGAGTGGACAGATCCTTTTCCTGATTATTCTCCAACTGAGTATACTGCCTCACACATATTAGCTGGTGCTAGCTATGCAGATCCTGTGATTGG TGCTTTGGGCTTCAAACCCCTCTGGAACGATATTGATGGGAAAGTCAACCGATGTTCACATGAAGGAGAATATTCTATTGTCAATGAAATACCAAG gaATATGCATGGGCGCACGGGTGTTTGTGGTCGAGGAGTTCTTGGACGATGGGGCCCCAATCATGCTGCAGATCCCATTGTTACGCGTTGGAAGATGGATTCAGGAGAAAAAGTTCTTCATG AAGATACTAAACAACCAATTCTACAATTTGTGTGCATCCAGCGACGTGACAATGGTCAGTGGGCAATTCCTGGGGGAATGGTTGATCCTGGAGAGAAAGTTAGTGTAACATTACAGCGAGAATTTTTGGAAGAGGCTCTCAACTCTTTGGATATGACCTCAGGGCAAAAAGTTGAAGCTGAAGAAGAAATTAAAGAACTATTTAAGGGAG GTGAGGAAGTGTATCAAGGATATGTAGACGATCCACGAAATACAGATAATGCGTGGATGGAGACTGTAGCTTACAATTTTCATGAAAATGAATCTGATGGCCTTCTGTATCAGATAAGTTTACAGGCTGGGGATGATGCCCAGGCTGTGAAGTGGCAAGATATTGGCAGTCATCTGGATCTCTATGCCAGTCATCGAGATTTCATTAAAAAAGTCGCTGATAAACATGATGCCCACTGGTAA